The Kocuria turfanensis genome contains the following window.
CGACGAGCTGCCCGTGGCGGACGGACTCGCCCGCCGGCTGACGCTCGCGGCCAAGGCCGTGACCGGGGTCTACGCGCACTACCCCGCCGGCGCCGGCGGCGGGGTCACCGCGTGGCTGCTGCTGGAGGGCCCCGAGTTCGAGCTGCCCGAGCTCACCGTGGAGCGGATGATGCGGGTCATCGCCGAGGCGCTGACCACCGACACCGCGGTGGACCACAACCTCGCGGTGGACTCCTACGCCAAGCTGCGCGGCGCGCACATCGAGTGGGACACCGAGGCCACGTGCGTGGTCACCGTCCGGGACGGCGCCCAGCGCTTCTGGTTCGACGACCACCAGATCTCCGGCGTCGAGCCCGCCGAGCCCACCGTCGGCCCCGACGTGCTCGCGGACCTCGCCGCGGACGCCCGTGCCCGGGCCGTGGCGCTGCGCGAGGACCGGGCCGCCGCCGAGAGCGCGGCCGCCCGCGAGGCGAGCCGGCCGCAGCCCGCCGCGCCCGAGGCGGCCCCGGTGCCCGCCGACGCCCGGCAGGAGCAGCCCGAGCCGCTGGAGGTCCCCGACTTCGTGGAGACGGAGCACGTGGCACCGGAGCACGCGGCGCCGGTGCGCGCGCCCGAGCAGCCCCGGGAGACCGCGGAGCCGGTCGCCGCCGCCGCGGACGGCGATCTT
Protein-coding sequences here:
- a CDS encoding DUF6882 domain-containing protein; this translates as MTKTLQDLIDESIFISTEYQARLAELTQGAEWDVDFSAPAFTLQTDPPVRLTPYLLGTESASRGSWIWSWQELGHFPDTVVSAAVQAREAGRRLGVEELSTDELPVADGLARRLTLAAKAVTGVYAHYPAGAGGGVTAWLLLEGPEFELPELTVERMMRVIAEALTTDTAVDHNLAVDSYAKLRGAHIEWDTEATCVVTVRDGAQRFWFDDHQISGVEPAEPTVGPDVLADLAADARARAVALREDRAAAESAAAREASRPQPAAPEAAPVPADARQEQPEPLEVPDFVETEHVAPEHAAPVRAPEQPRETAEPVAAAADGDLPFDQEPSDRDVRPGRVSTTVVPGPEPVRPAAEEAPEPVVERTPERAPEPAPEREVEREVVAGPGVPGSAEAEPVVEGEEPAEEEQGERKKGFFSRFFGL